One region of Quercus lobata isolate SW786 chromosome 2, ValleyOak3.0 Primary Assembly, whole genome shotgun sequence genomic DNA includes:
- the LOC115976181 gene encoding uncharacterized protein LOC115976181 isoform X2 — protein MHSAERLHSTMEICGGLTQETTLHFHPFARMGLLEAFLSVFGTLVIQKTCSYKGIMSAPESIGNNTQKKLIKIVISLDTVCPWCFVGKKNLDKAIAASKDHYDFKGKYSRQPQAYAFRWAIGS, from the exons ATGCACTCGGCAGAGAGGCTCCACAGCACCATGGAGATCTGTGGTGGATTGACCCAAGAGACAACTCTCCACTTCCACCCATTTGCACGGATGGGTTTGCTTGAAGCTTTTCTCTCTGTCTTTGGAACACTGGTAATTCag AAAACTTGCAGCTACAAAGGCATCATGTCTGCGCCCGAGTCAATTGGAAACAACACTCAGAAAAAGCTTATAAAAATAGTTATCAGTTTAGACACTGTGTGTCCATGGTGCTTTGTGGgcaaaaaaaatcttgacaaAGCTATAGCTGCATCTAAGGATCACTATGACTTTAAg GGGAAATACTCTAGACAACCACAGGCTTATGCATTTCGCTGGGCAATAGGGTCTTGA
- the LOC115976181 gene encoding uncharacterized protein LOC115976181 isoform X1: MHSAERLHSTMEICGGLTQETTLHFHPFARMGLLEAFLSVFGTLVIQKTCSYKGIMSAPESIGNNTQKKLIKIVISLDTVCPWCFVGKKNLDKAIAASKDHYDFKVFRGHGLEYNLSGLTGNTLDNHRLMHFAGQ, translated from the exons ATGCACTCGGCAGAGAGGCTCCACAGCACCATGGAGATCTGTGGTGGATTGACCCAAGAGACAACTCTCCACTTCCACCCATTTGCACGGATGGGTTTGCTTGAAGCTTTTCTCTCTGTCTTTGGAACACTGGTAATTCag AAAACTTGCAGCTACAAAGGCATCATGTCTGCGCCCGAGTCAATTGGAAACAACACTCAGAAAAAGCTTATAAAAATAGTTATCAGTTTAGACACTGTGTGTCCATGGTGCTTTGTGGgcaaaaaaaatcttgacaaAGCTATAGCTGCATCTAAGGATCACTATGACTTTAAg GTTTTTAGGGGCCATGGATTGGAATATAACCTTTCAGGACTCAC GGGAAATACTCTAGACAACCACAGGCTTATGCATTTCGCTGGGCAATAG